The following proteins are encoded in a genomic region of Desulfurobacteriaceae bacterium:
- the trpA gene encoding tryptophan synthase subunit alpha translates to MERIRNCFEQLKEKGEKPLIVYATACDPNCQESLEVFKIILRYADMVEIGMPFSDPLADGPTIQKAHERALHAGATTKKVLDLVRKIREFEPEKPILLMGYYNPIFVYGEEEFIRDSLKAGVDGFIVPDLPPEEGEDFARKVKSMKLSPVFLAAPTSTDERVRKIGEVSGEFIYYVSVTGITGEREELAYESIERDIDRIKRITGKKVVVGFGIASGKHIKSMYNSPDGFVVGSAVVKRIEKRDFKGLEVLLEDLKEVTKLF, encoded by the coding sequence GGAGAAAGGAGAAAAGCCACTTATAGTTTATGCTACAGCTTGTGATCCTAACTGCCAAGAATCGTTGGAAGTTTTTAAGATTATCCTTCGTTATGCCGATATGGTTGAAATTGGTATGCCGTTTTCAGATCCGTTAGCTGACGGTCCAACTATTCAGAAAGCCCATGAAAGGGCGTTGCACGCTGGAGCAACTACAAAAAAAGTTCTAGACCTTGTAAGAAAAATAAGGGAATTTGAACCTGAAAAGCCTATACTTCTTATGGGATACTATAACCCCATTTTTGTCTATGGAGAGGAAGAATTCATAAGAGACTCCTTGAAAGCTGGAGTGGACGGGTTTATTGTTCCAGACCTTCCTCCAGAAGAGGGAGAAGATTTTGCAAGAAAAGTAAAATCTATGAAGCTTTCTCCTGTTTTCTTAGCTGCTCCGACAAGTACTGATGAAAGAGTTAGAAAAATCGGAGAAGTTTCTGGAGAGTTTATATACTACGTTTCTGTAACCGGCATTACTGGTGAAAGGGAAGAACTTGCTTACGAAAGTATAGAAAGGGATATAGACAGGATAAAGAGAATTACGGGAAAAAAGGTTGTTGTAGGTTTTGGCATTGCAAGTGGAAAACATATAAAGAGTATGTATAATAGTCCTGATGGGTTCGTAGTTGGTAGTGCAGTGGTTAAGAGAATAGAAAAGAGAGACTTTAAAGGGCTGGAAGTCCTCTTAGAAGATCTGAAAGAGGTAACAAAACTTTTTTAA
- the tatA gene encoding twin-arginine translocase TatA/TatE family subunit has translation MFGIGTQELIIILVIALLIFGPKKLPELARSTGKAINEFRKASSGLLDEEENNKKDKDNEKTTVAEAKKEEVEKIKVKE, from the coding sequence ATGTTTGGTATTGGAACTCAAGAGCTAATAATAATTTTGGTAATTGCGCTTTTGATATTTGGTCCAAAGAAACTTCCTGAACTTGCAAGATCTACAGGAAAGGCTATCAATGAGTTTAGAAAAGCATCTTCGGGTCTTTTAGACGAGGAAGAAAACAATAAGAAGGATAAAGATAATGAAAAAACTACTGTAGCTGAAGCTAAAAAGGAAGAAGTCGAAAAAATAAAGGTTAAGGAATAA
- the tatC gene encoding twin-arginine translocase subunit TatC, whose translation MSKRKVSPEEELPVSEHIEELRQRIFKSIAAIVIGFLVAWPFKKDILLFLEKPLPLDLRGKLIFLSPPEAFFTALKVSFFAGVLIALPFVLYQAWKYIEPALYEHEKKFFIPFVFASIFSFFTGASFAYFVILPFGLRFLLGFMDDLLTPQITVGSYISFVIQMILAFGFVFLLPVVVWLLSKLGIINYLFLERNRKYAILIIFTLAAVLTPPDVFSQIMMALPLLGLYELSIWIAKVAAPKNHI comes from the coding sequence ATGTCGAAAAGAAAGGTTTCTCCTGAAGAAGAATTACCGGTAAGTGAACACATAGAGGAATTAAGGCAAAGGATTTTTAAATCAATAGCCGCTATTGTTATCGGTTTTCTAGTAGCTTGGCCTTTTAAGAAGGATATTTTACTCTTTTTGGAAAAACCTTTACCTCTAGACCTTAGAGGAAAGCTTATTTTCCTTTCTCCACCAGAGGCTTTCTTTACAGCGCTGAAAGTCTCTTTCTTTGCAGGAGTATTAATAGCTCTTCCTTTTGTCCTTTATCAAGCTTGGAAGTATATAGAACCTGCTCTTTACGAGCATGAAAAAAAGTTCTTCATTCCGTTTGTATTTGCATCAATCTTTTCTTTCTTTACAGGCGCTTCCTTTGCATACTTTGTAATTCTGCCCTTTGGGCTAAGATTTTTACTTGGTTTTATGGATGACCTTTTAACCCCGCAAATTACTGTTGGTAGTTATATATCTTTTGTTATCCAGATGATACTTGCTTTTGGGTTTGTATTTCTTCTTCCTGTAGTAGTATGGTTGCTTTCAAAATTAGGAATAATAAATTATCTTTTCTTAGAGAGAAACAGAAAATATGCTATACTGATAATATTCACATTAGCAGCTGTTTTAACTCCTCCTGACGTCTTTTCCCAAATAATGATGGCATTACCCCTTCTTGGTCTTTATGAACTCAGCATATGGATAGCAAAGGTTGCAGCTCCAAAAAATCACATCTAA